A single Streptomyces mirabilis DNA region contains:
- a CDS encoding type II secretion system F family protein has product MNTEVVHRLGALVCGALALGWLPRALGAARRERRARRRLTDLLALERTPVKRHFAVRDIVRRWLPVAGAVCAGWVLVGGLAGVVVGLLAGFGTWRWRQRRPGPVEEFDAELAARQLPLAADLVAACIAAGADPVVAAQAVGEALGGPVGERLARGAAELRLGGEPAEAWRRLASLPGAGALARLLERAGESGVPAAVPVGRLAMEARAERGRTATARARRAAVMVTAPVGLCFLPAFLAMGVLPVVIGLADGVLGGGGG; this is encoded by the coding sequence GCTCGGTGCGGCGCGGCGTGAGCGACGGGCGCGCAGAAGGCTGACCGACCTGCTGGCCCTGGAGAGGACACCCGTGAAGCGGCACTTCGCGGTCCGGGACATCGTGCGGCGGTGGCTGCCGGTGGCGGGCGCGGTGTGCGCCGGCTGGGTGCTGGTCGGCGGTCTTGCCGGGGTTGTGGTGGGGCTGCTGGCCGGGTTCGGGACCTGGCGGTGGCGGCAGCGCAGACCGGGGCCGGTGGAGGAGTTCGACGCGGAACTGGCTGCCCGGCAACTCCCCCTGGCGGCAGACCTGGTCGCGGCCTGTATCGCGGCGGGGGCGGACCCCGTGGTCGCGGCGCAGGCGGTGGGCGAGGCCCTGGGCGGACCGGTGGGGGAGCGGCTCGCGCGGGGCGCGGCGGAGCTACGGCTCGGGGGCGAACCGGCCGAGGCGTGGCGGAGGTTGGCGTCGCTCCCGGGCGCGGGGGCGCTGGCGCGGCTGCTGGAACGGGCGGGCGAGTCGGGCGTACCGGCAGCCGTGCCGGTCGGGCGGCTCGCCATGGAGGCCCGCGCCGAGCGGGGCCGCACCGCGACGGCGCGGGCGCGTCGGGCAGCCGTCATGGTCACCGCGCCCGTGGGGCTGTGCTTTCTTCCCGCGTTCCTCGCGATGGGCGTCCTGCCCGTGGTGATCGGGTTGGCGGACGGGGTGCTGGGAGGGGGTGGCGGATGA
- a CDS encoding DUF4244 domain-containing protein — MCKTVGVRMRAWLLGLVVRRDAGMVTSEYAVGVLAAVAFAAVLYKVVTSGQVGAELQDIVGRALNAPM, encoded by the coding sequence ATGTGCAAGACGGTGGGCGTACGGATGCGGGCGTGGCTGCTGGGTCTGGTGGTGCGCAGGGACGCGGGAATGGTCACCTCCGAGTACGCGGTGGGTGTCCTCGCGGCGGTGGCTTTCGCTGCGGTGCTCTACAAGGTGGTGACGAGTGGCCAGGTCGGCGCGGAATTGCAGGACATCGTGGGGCGGGCGCTCAATGCCCCGATGTGA